In a single window of the Limnohabitans sp. 2KL-27 genome:
- a CDS encoding DEAD/DEAH box helicase, with the protein MNFEELNLAPALMQAVRELGYDTPTPIQAQAIPAVLAGQDLLAGAQTGTGKTAAFTLPMLHKLSLSEPGKNRFGGKAIRALVLTPTRELAAQVEESVRDYGKYLQLDSTVIFGGVGMNPQISKVKKGVDILVATPGRLLDLQGQGFLDLSTVEILVLDEADRMLDMGFIHDVKKVLALVPKDKQSLLFSATFSDEIRELAGNLLKNPQSIQVTPSNTTVQRITQVIHPVGRSKKKDVLLHIIQKHDWSQVLVFTRTKFGANNVADFLTKNGVKAMALHGNKSQTARTQALAGFKSGDIRALVATDIAARGIDIEDLPHVVNFEIPNVSEDYVHRIGRTGRAGASGEAVSLVCLDEEGFMMDIERFTKQEIPVQLLEGFGPEPGEVAEPIAMGRQTLWGGAGKPPSRDVMAAAAKAARQDMMQRIRDNKVAVGGGGGGQGPRQARGEGQGPARPSRNGPPPSRRNGPQGAPRFEGQGDGRREGGRSQEQRGDPRFDNRGDGQGRPAPRGPRPEGRGPGRGPQGGNGGGGYAGGQDRRRDDGDELPRHIDPLKTTQFARLDLPNRKPVRTSGQPDPTRTSIDSLASSGRRHGGGGGGGGYGGGNRGGNGGGGGGGRGFGR; encoded by the coding sequence ATGAACTTTGAAGAATTGAACCTGGCCCCGGCCCTCATGCAAGCTGTGCGCGAGCTCGGCTATGACACCCCCACCCCCATCCAGGCCCAAGCCATTCCCGCCGTCTTGGCTGGACAAGACTTGTTGGCCGGTGCACAAACTGGCACCGGCAAAACCGCCGCCTTCACCTTGCCCATGCTGCACAAGCTGAGCCTGAGTGAGCCGGGCAAAAACCGCTTTGGCGGCAAAGCCATCCGCGCCTTGGTGCTCACCCCGACCCGCGAGCTGGCTGCCCAGGTCGAAGAATCGGTGCGAGACTACGGCAAATACCTGCAGCTCGACTCCACCGTGATCTTTGGTGGCGTGGGCATGAACCCGCAGATCAGCAAGGTCAAAAAAGGCGTGGACATTTTGGTGGCCACACCCGGTCGTTTGCTCGACCTGCAAGGCCAGGGTTTCCTGGACCTGTCGACGGTTGAAATTCTGGTGCTCGACGAAGCCGACCGCATGTTGGACATGGGCTTCATCCACGACGTGAAAAAAGTCCTGGCCTTGGTGCCCAAGGACAAGCAGAGTTTGCTGTTCTCGGCCACCTTCAGCGACGAGATCCGCGAGTTGGCGGGCAATTTGCTCAAGAACCCGCAAAGCATTCAGGTCACGCCCAGCAACACCACAGTGCAACGCATCACCCAAGTGATCCACCCCGTGGGTCGCAGCAAGAAAAAAGACGTGCTGCTGCACATCATCCAAAAGCATGACTGGAGTCAGGTGCTGGTGTTCACCCGCACCAAGTTCGGCGCCAACAATGTGGCCGACTTCCTGACCAAAAATGGCGTGAAAGCCATGGCCCTGCACGGCAACAAAAGCCAAACCGCCCGCACACAAGCCTTGGCGGGCTTCAAGAGCGGCGACATCCGCGCTTTGGTGGCCACCGACATTGCTGCGCGCGGCATCGACATCGAAGACTTGCCGCACGTGGTGAACTTTGAAATCCCGAACGTGTCGGAAGACTACGTGCACCGCATTGGCCGTACAGGCCGTGCGGGCGCCAGCGGCGAGGCGGTGAGCTTGGTCTGTCTGGACGAAGAAGGCTTCATGATGGACATCGAGCGCTTCACCAAGCAGGAGATTCCAGTCCAGTTGCTCGAGGGCTTTGGTCCCGAGCCAGGCGAAGTGGCCGAGCCCATCGCCATGGGTCGCCAGACCCTGTGGGGCGGTGCAGGCAAGCCGCCAAGCCGCGATGTGATGGCCGCAGCCGCCAAAGCAGCACGCCAGGACATGATGCAGCGCATCCGTGACAACAAAGTCGCAGTTGGCGGTGGTGGTGGTGGCCAAGGCCCCCGCCAAGCACGCGGCGAAGGTCAGGGCCCAGCCCGGCCATCGCGCAACGGCCCTCCTCCATCACGCCGCAATGGTCCGCAAGGCGCCCCGCGCTTTGAAGGCCAAGGCGATGGCCGCCGTGAAGGTGGTCGCAGCCAGGAGCAACGTGGCGATCCGCGTTTTGACAACCGTGGTGATGGCCAAGGCCGTCCCGCACCACGCGGTCCACGTCCTGAAGGCCGTGGTCCAGGTCGCGGCCCACAGGGCGGCAATGGTGGTGGCGGATACGCAGGCGGCCAAGACCGTCGCCGAGACGATGGCGATGAGTTGCCACGCCACATTGACCCCTTGAAGACCACGCAGTTTGCACGCCTGGACTTGCCCAACCGCAAGCCAGTGCGCACCAGTGGCCAGCCTGACCCGACCCGCACCAGCATCGACAGCCTGGCCAGCAGTGGCCGCCGCCATGGCGGCGGCGGTGGTGGTGGAGGCTACGGCGGCGGCAACCGTGGTGGCAATGGCGGCGGTGGCGGCGGTGGCCGTGGTTTCGGTCGCTGA
- a CDS encoding 2-hydroxyacid dehydrogenase produces MTSKPDVLAVAKLHPFYLQALQTIYTVHDRTHTEDPNAFATLAPRIVGVAGTGEASVPRSLLSQLPNAKVVSVFGVGYDGVDVAAAIEHGIPVTHTPDVLTDDVADLAMGLVLSVGRTIPQADQFVRAGQWPKGPMTLARKVSGARLGIVGLGRIGKAIAQRASGFGMTIAYTARSEKADSGFQFFPTAQALAAHVDFLVVITPGGAGTKHLINAEVLKALGSRGFLINVARGSVVDEQALIEALQNGTIAGAGLDVFANEPHVPETLWAMHNVVLTPHMASATTETRQAMADLAFTNMQAGISGQALRTPVPECMAMSQK; encoded by the coding sequence ATGACCTCCAAACCCGATGTCCTGGCCGTTGCCAAATTACACCCCTTTTATTTGCAAGCCCTGCAAACGATTTACACCGTACACGACCGCACCCACACCGAAGACCCCAACGCTTTTGCGACTCTGGCGCCGCGCATCGTGGGCGTGGCAGGCACGGGTGAGGCCAGCGTCCCCCGCAGCCTGCTGTCGCAATTGCCCAACGCCAAAGTGGTGTCGGTGTTTGGTGTGGGCTACGACGGCGTGGATGTGGCAGCTGCCATCGAGCACGGCATCCCCGTGACGCATACCCCTGATGTGCTGACCGATGATGTGGCCGATCTGGCCATGGGTTTGGTGCTGTCGGTGGGTCGCACCATCCCGCAGGCTGACCAATTTGTGCGTGCGGGTCAATGGCCCAAGGGCCCCATGACCCTGGCCCGGAAGGTGTCGGGCGCCCGGCTGGGCATCGTGGGCCTGGGCCGTATCGGCAAAGCCATCGCTCAACGCGCCAGCGGTTTTGGCATGACCATCGCTTACACCGCCCGCAGTGAAAAAGCAGATTCAGGTTTTCAGTTCTTCCCCACTGCGCAGGCTCTGGCAGCACACGTGGATTTTCTGGTGGTCATCACACCTGGCGGCGCGGGCACCAAACACTTGATCAATGCCGAAGTGCTCAAGGCACTGGGTTCTCGCGGTTTCCTGATCAACGTGGCGCGCGGCAGCGTCGTCGATGAGCAAGCGCTGATCGAAGCCTTGCAAAACGGCACCATCGCAGGCGCGGGACTTGATGTATTCGCCAACGAACCCCATGTGCCCGAAACCCTTTGGGCCATGCACAACGTGGTGCTGACCCCCCACATGGCCAGCGCCACCACCGAAACCCGCCAAGCCATGGCCGATCTGGCTTTTACCAACATGCAAGCGGGTATTTCAGGCCAAGCCCTGCGCACCCCCGTGCCCGAGTGCATGGCCATGTCGCAAAAATAA